AACTTCCAAGGAGCCCCTCATCCACTGCCAAAGAATATAAGCATATCATATTTCCTCCCACCAACAAATTACTACTTCAACAACGTAGCATTTTCAAAAAGAATAAGCAGCAAACCAGAAAGCAAGCAAGAATCTGAGGGGTTTCTTCCATGCCTTGCATTCACCATGAAGCATCCTCTTTACAACCCTACAAATCCCCCCTTTGGAACAAGAAGCTAGCCTTTGCAAGAAAAGAACCAAACCCCTCGTTTGACGCCATATATATTACCTTCTCATACGCACAAATCACATGTGCTTGTCATAATCTTTCTTGGTCTCTTCTTTTCCCCTTCTGTCAGCaacttttaatctttaaaatcatCAGAAAAAAAGGCAGGCAATGGCCAATGATCAAATGAAACCCGTGGCTGGTCTGCTTTTGTTCCTTAATTTCTGCATGTATGTCATTGTTTTGGGGATTGGTGGATGGGCCGTCAATAAAGCCATCGATCATGGTTTTATCATTGGTATGTCACCATCCTTGTATTTGCCTCTATCCATAACCCTTCTTTTATCGCAAGCAAATACTAGTGTTAGAATAGAATATAACGTATTCCtaaggttttaatttttttagtgggATTCTTTATGTGACACCTACATGCAGGACCTGCCTTTGAACTTCCCGCGCATTTCTCACCCATTTACTTCCCCATGGGAAATGCTGCCACTGGATTCTTCGTGACATTTGCTATGCTAGCCGGAGTTGTCGGTGTAGCATCTGCCATTGCCGGCATTAACCATATCCGTTCATGGCATGCCAGTAGCTTACCGTCAGCAGCTTCGGTTGCAGGCGTTGCTTGGACCCTTACTCTACTTGCCATGGGGTCAGACACCCTCTTTAACTCTTGCCATCTTCAGACACTAGCTTTTAACATCCAATCTAAAGTTGAAAAATATCCAACCCTTCGTTTCTAAACTAACCTGAAAATTTTCTTTCGCAGATTTGCCTGCAAACAGATTGACCTTGAAATCAGGAATGCTCGTCTGGTAAGAATGAACTTCACCACTCACCCAATTAAAACCTCCATCACATCTTATTCCTTGAAAGAAATTGCAACATACATATGTATGTGAATCTGTTGGCTAAAGTGAATGATTTCTTATTTTGCAGAGAACAATGGAAGCATTTATAATCATTCTTACAGTTACACAGCTTTTTTACATAGCAGCGATTCACGGTGGCGCTTAAACGATATATGTTGAAAACATGGTTAAATGCTCCGTGATTGCGTCTtcattttatatcttttgtcgCCAtgaatttttctcttttgtattCATTTGATTCTTTAGATGTAATTGGTGTGTGATACAATTGGATTTTTACATCTTGTAAAATCTTCTGGTGCAATAACAAGATTTCATCAATCTCCCAATGCTTCTTTATCTTTGATGTCCAACCAGTAAAGTGACATTCTTCACATACTAGGTTAATTCGATTAAGTTTATTGAGTTTCGAGTTTCATATTTAATTGATCCCAAAGAACGGCTAGGTTTCCGGTTCCAAAACAAAGCAATGGTTACTCAAGAACATTTTTCTCCTCAAGGCAGCACTAATCAAAGAAACTAATCTTCAATCATGTACAATCCATGATTATAGAGTAGTAGTATTTAACACCTCTTATGATCTTAGCTAAGAAACACTAACCATAAATTTGCTGTGGAAGAAACAGAGAAACAAAATTCAGAATATCGGCACTGACAAAGCAACCATGTTGAAATTACACTCAAAAGCCTTGGTATTCTTTAACGAAACTAGTCCACACGGTTTGGAACAAG
This sequence is a window from Gossypium raimondii isolate GPD5lz chromosome 5, ASM2569854v1, whole genome shotgun sequence. Protein-coding genes within it:
- the LOC105769541 gene encoding membrane protein PM19L, translated to MANDQMKPVAGLLLFLNFCMYVIVLGIGGWAVNKAIDHGFIIGPAFELPAHFSPIYFPMGNAATGFFVTFAMLAGVVGVASAIAGINHIRSWHASSLPSAASVAGVAWTLTLLAMGFACKQIDLEIRNARLRTMEAFIIILTVTQLFYIAAIHGGA